TAGAGGTTGGTTTTGGGATGGACGAGGTAAAGAATGTGGTGAAAGCGGACGGTGAACACAGTGAATGGTTCTGGGCAAGAGAATTTAGTGACAGCTACCAATGGCTTTTTGAAGTGGATTTAGACACTGATATTGAAGCAAATACCGTAGAGAAACCCATTCTTTTTTACCCAAATCCTGTAATAGAAAAACTATATTTACAAGTAAATCAATCTTTCCAAAAGGGTATTCTGACCATTCGCACAATTGATGGGAAAATCGTTCAAAGTCACTCTTTGAACAATAAAAGCAACCGTTTTGACCTTCAAAAAATGAACAATGGTTTTTACATGCTGCAAGTGACTTTGGATGGCAAATTGATACATTCGGAAAGAATGGTATTGGCGAGGTAATAATTTTACACTTTGGGCAAAACAATCAAATAATAAATTACCAAATGACTACACAAGAACAAAAAAGAAGGGCTTTTATCAAAACCATGTTACTCGCAGGCGCAAGCATTTACCTGCCTTCCTGCAAACCCAAAACGCCTTCAACTACTCCTAATACAGAGATTCCACCAAATACGTCAAACCCACCGATTGAAGAAAAACCCGATACGATTGAAGAACAAGTTGAGCAAATTGACGAGCTCTTCAAAAGCGAAAATGTGGTATTTTTCAGAATGGAAGATGCTGAATATTCAGACCTTAATGTGGGCTTCAATTTGCGAGTCCCCAAACAGCCAAAAATCATTGCGCTTTGTAAAAATGAGGAAGGTATTGCAGAATCGGTGAAATATGCCAAGCAGTACAAATTACAGGTGTGTGTGAAAAGCGGAGGGCATAGTTTTGAAGGTTTTTCGAGCAACGATGGTGGAATGTGCATCAACCTGTCTTTATTGAAGGAAGTGGAATGGCTGGACGATAATACGGTCAAACTCGGTTGTGGCCTCACGCTCAAGGAGATTTACGATGCGCTTTTACCGAAAGGAAAAATCATTCCTGCGGGTTCGTGTGCAGGAGTAGGTATTGGCGGCTTGGCATTGGGTGGCGGCTACGGTTTATTTGGACGAAAATTTGGCTTGACCTGCGACAGCATGAAAGCATTGACTTTGATAGATGGAAATGGAAAAATCCACAAAGCTAAAAATGAAGATGAACTTCTTTGGGCGTGTAGAGGCGGTGGAAACGGCAATTTTGGAGTGGTCGCCAACATGACCTTCAAAGCCCACGAAGCCCCTAAAACCTTCACCCGACACCTTTTCAAAGCCTACAAATTGGATGTGACCCGTGCCAAATCTTTGTTGCAAAAATGGTTTGAAATGACCGCACAATTGCCCAATTCTTGTTTTGGAGCGTATGTCTTGAATGGCAAAACATTGACCGTTTTGATTACGGATGCCGAAAACCGCATTGCAGAAATCAAGCCTTTACTGGATACGTTTTCTACTTCAATGGACAAAACGACGATTGGCGAAGTCGAAACGGATTTGCCGAAATCCCTCAAAAGATACTACGGTATTCAAACACCGCTTTACTTCAAAAATGCCTGTGCGGGCTTGTACAAGGGCTTTGCAGATATTGAAGGTTGTATTGAAGCGGTAATCCAAAAAGTACACGAAAATCCAGGTTTAATTTACCAAGTCAACACTTTGGGAGGTGAAATTGCCAATCCCGATTTTGAAGCTGTTTCTGCTTATCCGCATCGCTCCTACCCTTACCTATCAGAACTGCAAGCCTACTACGAAAAAGACACACAGGGTCAAAAACTGGTGACTGCTTTCCAAGAAATTCAAACGATTTTCACCAATCACGGTATTTCAGCCCACTACCGCAACTATCCCGATATTCATTTTGAGAACTGGGAAACAGCGTATTACGGAAAGAATTACCCTCGATTGCAACAAATAAAACGAAAGTACGATGGAGAGAATGTGATTTGGCATGAGCAGAGTGTGAAGGTTTGAAATGATGACAGAACAAGTTTCTATTGCCCTATTGATTTCTCTACACACACATTCTATAAAACAATAAAAACACTCTTAAATATTATTTGTTAGATATTGTAATTAATTCAAACAAAAACAGAACACTTCACCTTCATCCAATGAATCCAATACATAAGGTGGTGTATAAAAAATACGGCTGTCTATGGTTTCGGACAACTCATATTGTAGAACAGATGACTCAAAAGCATCAAGGGTATCTTCAATCTGTGCAGCCATACTTTCAAAGGGAGGATATTTTTGAAGGCAAAGTTGAAAATCGCTGGGTGTATCCATAACAATTTCGGTGGGTAAAAACCCCACTTTCAAATCGTCAATTGCCGCATTCATCACCATATCTTCAAATAGGTGATTCGTTCCCCATCTAAGTTCCAATAAATTGGTGCGCAGATAGGCATCTTTTGAACACCCAAACAAGTAACTCCCCCCATCAAATGTTGGCCCTATAATTACGTCTTTGGTACTCAATAAGTTTTGAGCAGACACAAGCATTTCCGTAGAAATATGTAAATAGTCATTGCCTATCACAATGACTTGCTCATAATTCATTTCAAAGAGTTTATCAAAACCATACAGGAGTTTGCTGCCAAAATTAACCCCTTTGAGATTGGTTGTTTCTATTCTATAAACAGGCATTCCTGTCGCTTCCGCAGTTTGCAGAAAATGTTGTCCCAATATTTTTACCAATATATCGCCCTCCTTATGCCGTACATTCAATGCTAAATTTTTAGTGGATTCAGCATTGTAAGGTGTTCGGGTGAATAAAAGTATCGCAGTTTTTAAACAATTGTCTTTCATTCTAAAGTAGATTTTTAACTTTGAGCAAAATAACTAAGGATTTGTGACATATTGCTGTCTCAACTCAGACACTACTAAACAATAATTATGCTAAGTATATGTCAAAAACACTATTTTTTGAGAATTCAGCTCCTTCTTGACCTCTTTTATTTATCAGAGTCGCTGCAAAATTAGCCTTTTCTTCCTCATCAAATCGAAAAGACAATAGGAATGTATATTACAAGTCAAATTTCCCGCAATAAACTTGTACTACAAGCATCTAAAAATCAAAACTATCTGTTTAGTAAGGCTGTTTTTTAATCTTTGGACTGGGGAGAAAAGATGCAAGAAGCAGGATTTTAATTTATTAACAACCAATCTTTTATATCTCACTTCTTGCTTCCTACTTCTTTCGTCCAAAGTCCAAATGTTTTAACTTTACGTTTTAAAAATAAATTATAAATTTATTTGGTTCTTTGACAAATTTGTAGAAGCTATAAAGACTTCGGTAGGCCCGAAAAAAATAATCTTCAATAAGATGCCCATGTAACCCTTTCAAAAGATAAACTACCGAAGTCTCATTTCACAGATTTTGTCAAAAAACCACTTATTTTTGCAGCGGGTCTAATTTTTGAAAAGTTCCTCATAGAGTTTATTAATTTTGTAGCCAACCTAAAAATCCGTCACCTCCTATGAATTATTCCAAGAAACTGCCTCAAATTTCATTTCTCAAGTCACTCTATCGAATCAAAGATTTTGCAGCCAATCCC
The Chitinophagales bacterium genome window above contains:
- a CDS encoding DUF2064 domain-containing protein codes for the protein MKDNCLKTAILLFTRTPYNAESTKNLALNVRHKEGDILVKILGQHFLQTAEATGMPVYRIETTNLKGVNFGSKLLYGFDKLFEMNYEQVIVIGNDYLHISTEMLVSAQNLLSTKDVIIGPTFDGGSYLFGCSKDAYLRTNLLELRWGTNHLFEDMVMNAAIDDLKVGFLPTEIVMDTPSDFQLCLQKYPPFESMAAQIEDTLDAFESSVLQYELSETIDSRIFYTPPYVLDSLDEGEVFCFCLN
- a CDS encoding FAD-binding protein → MTTQEQKRRAFIKTMLLAGASIYLPSCKPKTPSTTPNTEIPPNTSNPPIEEKPDTIEEQVEQIDELFKSENVVFFRMEDAEYSDLNVGFNLRVPKQPKIIALCKNEEGIAESVKYAKQYKLQVCVKSGGHSFEGFSSNDGGMCINLSLLKEVEWLDDNTVKLGCGLTLKEIYDALLPKGKIIPAGSCAGVGIGGLALGGGYGLFGRKFGLTCDSMKALTLIDGNGKIHKAKNEDELLWACRGGGNGNFGVVANMTFKAHEAPKTFTRHLFKAYKLDVTRAKSLLQKWFEMTAQLPNSCFGAYVLNGKTLTVLITDAENRIAEIKPLLDTFSTSMDKTTIGEVETDLPKSLKRYYGIQTPLYFKNACAGLYKGFADIEGCIEAVIQKVHENPGLIYQVNTLGGEIANPDFEAVSAYPHRSYPYLSELQAYYEKDTQGQKLVTAFQEIQTIFTNHGISAHYRNYPDIHFENWETAYYGKNYPRLQQIKRKYDGENVIWHEQSVKV